The Zygotorulaspora mrakii chromosome 3, complete sequence genome includes a region encoding these proteins:
- a CDS encoding alpha/beta fold hydrolase, with protein MADSEVSHRFHMVENTRIHFVTAGNVKNQALILIAGFPESWYAWRKVIPFLSKSYWVIAPDLPGQGDSDKPAIGYDTQTLAVTLHGLLEGLGLSRYFMAAHDVGAWVAFPYAIMFKEEVERIALLDAGIPGVTLPSQLPTNPDHAWRTWHFMFHGIPDLPESLLEGKERIYLEWFLLRKAANPLVFTVADIDMYVKNFTRPGALRAGLAYYRSSAKSADQNQTLLKSGSLQVPILAISSDQGSIPDMAAPLRTFASHVEGATIKECGHYIPEEQPGALARELSNFFVIGRC; from the coding sequence ATGGCGGATTCGGAGGTGAGTCATCGATTCCACATGGTCGAAAATACCCGCATTCATTTTGTCACAGCTGGTAATGTAAAAAACCAAGCCCTCATTTTGATTGCTGGCTTCCCTGAAAGCTGGTATGCCTGGCGTAAAGTGATTCCCTTCCTTTCCAAGTCCTACTGGGTTATTGCACCGGACCTCCCTGGTCAGGGTGATTCTGATAAACCTGCCATTGGTTACGACACCCAGACGCTTGCGGTCACGCTACACGGTCTGCTCGAGGGTCTTGGCTTATCGCGCTACTTTATGGCGGCTCATGACGTAGGCGCTTGGGTGGCGTTTCCCTATGCAATTATGTTCAAGGAAGAGGTCGAACGTATTGCTTTACTTGATGCAGGAATACCAGGTGTTACATTACCCAGCCAACTTCCAACCAACCCTGACCATGCATGGCGAACTTGGCATTTTATGTTTCATGGTATCCCAGATTTACCAGAGTCGCTCCTTGAAGGCAAGGAACGCATATACTTGGAGTGGTTCCTTCTTCGCAAAGCTGCTAACCCACTAGTTTTCACCGTGGCTGACATTGACATGTATGTAAAGAACTTCACAAGACCAGGAGCTCTTCGTGCTGGCCTCGCGTATTATAGATCTAGCGCCAAATCGGCTGATCAAAACCAGACGCTTTTGAAGAGCGGGAGCCTTCAAGTTCCCATCCTTGCTATCTCGTCGGATCAAGGTTCGATTCCTGACATGGCGGCACCTTTGAGAACTTTCGCATCCCATGTAGAAGGGGCGACCATCAAAGAGTGTGGACATTACATACCAGAGGAGCAACCGGGGGCTCTGGCCCGTGAGTTATCGAACTTTTTTGTTATTGGGCGGTgttaa